A single region of the Sorghum bicolor cultivar BTx623 chromosome 9, Sorghum_bicolor_NCBIv3, whole genome shotgun sequence genome encodes:
- the LOC8076944 gene encoding pentatricopeptide repeat-containing protein At2g30780, whose product MSRRPACSLVPLLRSRRCPHDATTPRSFTAGSVPPGVISYTWPPPPPPPPNPTGSWCPAASYSSTSPPLPPFAASHLRAAVSSLAASLTAIPGPDPDPVPALHEHSFPTLLAVSPLASLELLSLLRSRPRLGLAVFSFRRALSPVPSLGEFALAISLASRARDHDAAAALFADGTATHSPNQGLYNALMAAYMHNGLLDSCIETFHALERDPRCGPPNVDSYNILIALYGRSLLVDHMEATLQSLDASGQPRTIGTYNAIISGYLTAWMWDKMEAVFHEMVSGHVAPDATTHLLMLRGYAHAGRIYKMEQAYEHACKLVRKFDIVHIRAMLCAYCKFYHVGRIQKIEDLLKQLGPDDYRPWLNVLLIKVYAQEGLVDGMELHISEALQHNTIVNTIKVMRAIICSYFRYDAVDKLVHFVRLAEEAGWKLCRSLYHCKMVMYGNHHRLEEMHGVLDEMECFKIDRTKKTFWIMYKAYVSCGRRAEANTILGMMWKHGFGLPRNISVQ is encoded by the coding sequence ATGTCCCGCCGCCCCGCCTGCTCCCTCGTCCCCCTGCTCCGCAGCCGCCGCTGCCCCCACGACGCCACCACCCCTCGGTCCTTCACCGCCGGCTCCGTCCCACCCGGCGTGATCTCCTACacctggccgccgccgccgcctcctccgcccAATCCCACCGGGTCGTGGTGCCCGGCGGCGTCTTATTCTTCCACGTCGCCGCCGCTCCCGCCCTTCGCGGCATCCCATCTCCGCGCCGCCGTCTCCTCGCTCGCCGCCTCGCTCACCGCGATCCCGGGGCCTGACCCGGACCCGGTGCCCGCCCTCCACGAGCACTCCTTCCCTACCCTCCTCGCCGTCTCTCCGCTCGCGTCGCTCGAGCTCCTCTCGCTGCTCCGGTCCAGGCCGCGGCTAGGGCTCGCCGTATTCTCATTCCGCCGCGCGCTCTCCCCGGTCCCCTCGCTCGGCGAGTTCGCCCTCGCCATCTCGCTCGCGAGCCGCGCCCGCGACCATGACGCGGCGGCCGCGCTCTTTGCCGACGGCACCGCTACCCATTCCCCGAACCAGGGGCTGTACAACGCTCTTATGGCGGCATACATGCACAACGGCCTCCTAGACAGCTGCATCGAGACCTTCCACGCGCTGGAGCGCGACCCAAGGTGCGGTCCGCCCAACGTGGACTCGTACAACATCCTCATAGCCCTGTACGGTCGCTCCCTCCTCGTTGACCACATGGAGGCCACGCTCCAGTCGCTGGATGCTTCTGGCCAACCCCGCACTATTGGTACGTACAATGCAATCATCTCTGGTTACCTCACCGCGTGGATGTGGGACAAAATGGAAGCCGTGTTTCATGAGATGGTGTCGGGCCATGTTGCTCCAGATGCTACTACGCATCTGTTGATGTTAAGAGGATATGCACATGCCGGGAGGATCTATAAAATGGAGCAAGCTTATGAGCATGCTTGCAAACTTGTCAGAAAGTTTGACATTGTGCATATACGTGCAATGCTTTGCGCATACTGCAAGTTTTACCATGTAGGTAGAATCCAAAAGATtgaggatttgctcaagcagtTGGGTCCTGATGATTATAGGCCGTGGCTAAATGTGCTCTTAATTAAGGTGTACGCTCAGGAGGGGTTGGTTGATGGGATGGAGCTGCATATTTCTGAGGCATTGCAACACAATACCATTGTCAACACAATAAAGGTGATGCGAGCCATCATATGTAGCTATTTTCGATATGACGCAGTTGACAAACTTGTACATTTTGTACGTCTGGCTGAGGAGGCTGGTTGGAAGCTGTGCCGGAGTTTGTACCACTGCAAGATGGTAATGTATGGGAATCACCATCGATTGGAAGAGATGCATGGGGTGCTAGATGAGATGGAATGTTTTAAGATTGATCGAACAAAGAAGACATTTTGGATCATGTACAAGGCATATGTTAGTTGTGGGCGGAGGGCTGAGGCCAACACTATACTTGGCATGATGTGGAAGCATGGGTTTGGACTTCCTCGCAACATATCTGTTCAATAA
- the LOC110430467 gene encoding protein ALP1-like, translated as MSIEEQVAMFLMVVGHNQRFRVLTPVFRRSLETMSRYFQEVLYAVGELRNDMILPPSTAVAPKINNSRRWNPFFKDCVGAIDGMHVLARVPEKYRAAFMERKHSTTQNVLAAVDFDLRFTYVLAGWEGSAHDARILGDALEREDGLRVPPGKFYLVDAGYAVKPGFLPPYRATRYHLREFGVRSPQNPRELFNLRHSSLRVTVERAFGSLKNRFRILYNKPFHPYKTQVKLVLACCILHNWILRFGQDEIIPLESEWEPNPPHHHGPHDNGYDNTTWAAKRDEWASQMWATRTGAN; from the exons ATGAGTATTGAAGAACAGGTAGCAatgttcttgatggttgttggtCATAACCAGCGATTCAGGGTTCTCACTCCTGTATTTAGGAGGTCTTTAGAAACCATGAGCAGATATTTCCAAGAAGTCCTGTATGCAGTAGGGGAGCTGAGGAATGATATGATACTACCACCATCTACTGCTGTCGCTCCAAAAATTAACAACAGTAGGAGGTGGAACCCTTTCTtcaag GATTGTGTGGGGGCTATTGATGGAATGCATGTACTTGCTAGAGTCCCTGAAAAGTATAGGGCTGCTTTCATGGAGAGAAAGCATTCTACTACACAGAATGTCCTTGCTGCAGTGGATTTCGATCTGAGATTCACTTATGTGTTGGCTGGTTGGGAGGGATCTGCACATGATGCTAGGATCCTTGGAGATGCCTTGGAGAGGGAGGATGGCCTTAGAGTGCCACCAG GGAAGTTTTACCTTGTTGATGCTGGGTATGCTGTCAAGCCTGGGTTCCTCCCCCCATACAGAGCCACAAGATACCATCTTAGGGAGTTCGGTGTTAGAAGCCCTCAGAACCCAAGGGAGTTGTTCAACCTGAGGCATTCCTCGCTGAGAGTTACTGTTGAAAGAGCTTTTGGTTCTCTGAAGAATAGGTTCAGGATCCTATACAACAAACCATTCCATCCCTACAAGACTCAGGTTAAGCTAGTCCTAGCATGTTGCATCCTGCACAATTGGATTCTTAGGTTTGGTCAAGATGAGATCATTCCTCTGGAGTCAGAATGGGAGCCCAACCCTCCTCATCACCATGGACCCCATGACAATGGCTATGACAACACCACTTGGGCTGCCAAGAGAGATGAATGGGCATCACAGATGTGGGCTACTAGGACTGGGGCTAATTAG
- the LOC8085123 gene encoding squamosa promoter-binding-like protein 9 isoform X2 → MDVPDSGGGAPDAGEPIWDWGNLLDFVVQDDDSLVLPWDDAAAGIAAAADPTEAATAPLLPASPPLPQPVEVEPEPEPEPEPEPGPVLPPPPLRVQGIGRRVRKRDPRLVCPNYLAGRVPCACPEVDEMVAAAEVEDVATEFLAGARKKTKTAAAAARRSKAAAAGAAPGAAGGGAARAAAAEMKCQVPGCEADIRELKGYHRRHRVCLRCAHAAAVMLDGVQKRYCQQCGKFHILLDFDEDKRSCRRKLERHNKRRRRKPDSKGTLDKEIDEQLDLSADVSGDGELREENMEGTTSEMLETVLSNKVLDRETPVGSEDVLSSPTCTQPSLQNDQSKSVVTFAASVEACIGAKQESVKLVNSPMHDTKSAYSSSCPTGRISFKLYDWNPAEFPRRLRHQIFEWLASMPVELEGYIRPGCTILTVFIAMPQHMWDKLSDDAADLLRNLVNSPNSLLLGKGAFFIHVNNMLFQVLKDGATLMSTRLDVQAPRIDYVHPTWFEAGKPGDLILYGSSLDQPNFRVVLLPCASASGTLASAKNFQWA, encoded by the exons ATGGACGTCCCCGATTCCGGCGGTGGCGCGCCGGATGCCGGCGAGCCCATCTGGGACTGGGGCAATCTCCTCGACTTCGTCGTCCAGGATGACGACTCCCTGGTCCTCCCGTgggacgacgccgccgccggtaTAGCAGCAGCAGCCGACCCCACCGAGGCTGCCACGGCACCACTGCTCCCCGCCTCGCCCCCGCTACCGCAGCCGGTGGAGGtagagccggagccggagccggagccggaacCGGAACCGGGGCCAGTGCTTCCGCCGCCGCCTCTTCGGGTTCAGGGGATCGGGCGCCGCGTCAGGAAGCGGGACCCGCGGCTGGTGTGCCCGAACTACCTCGCGGGGAGGGTCCCGTGCGCGTGCCCCGAGGTGGACGAGATGGTCGCCGCTGCCGAGGTGGAGGACGTGGCCACGGAGTTCCTGGCTGGCGCGCGGAAGAAGACTAAgactgcagctgctgctgctcgccgTAGCAAGGCGGCAGCTGCAGGCGCTGCCCCCGGAGCTGCAGGAGGAGGAGCTgcccgcgcggcggcggcggagatgaAGTGCCAAGTGCCTGGATGTGAGGCCGACATACGGGAGCTGAAAGGGTACCACCGCCGGCACCGTGTGTGTCTGCGCTGCGCGCACGCTGCTGCTGTCATGCTCGATGGCGTCCAGAAGCGCTACTGCCAGCAGTGCGGCAA GTTCCATATATTACTAGATTTTGATGAAGATAAAAGGAGTTGTAGAAGAAAGTTGGAGCGGCATAACAAAAGAAGACGAAGAAAACCTGATTCCAAAGGAACATTAGATAAAGAAATAGATGAACAGTTGGATCTGTCAGCAGATGTTAGTGGCGATGGTGAACTTAGAGAAG AGAACATGGAAGGCACAACCAGTGAGATGCTTGAGACCGTTCTTAGCAACAAGGTGTTGGACCGAGAAACACCTGTGGGATCTGAAGACGTGCTTAGTTCACCTACCTGTACACAACCTAGTTTGCAAAATGACCAAAGTAAAAGTGTAGTGACTTTTGCAGCTTCTGTTGAAGCCTGCATTGGTGCAAAGCAGGAAAGTGTGAAACTTGTCAATTCCCCAATGCATGACACCAAGAGTGCCTATTCATCCTCG TGTCCAACAGGGCGCATCTCATTCAAGTTGTATGACTGGAATCCTGCAGAATTTCCTCGACGCCTACGTCACCAG ATCTTCGAGTGGTTGGCTAGCATGCCTGTTGAATTGGAGGGCTACATTCGTCCGGGTTGTACTATTTTAACTGTATTTATTGCAATGCCGCAGCATATGTGGGACAAG TTATCAGATGATGCAGCAGATCTTCTCAGAAACTTGGTAAATTCCCCAAACAGTCTTCTGTTGGGTAAAGGGGCCTTCTTTATTCATGTCAATAACATGTTATTTCAAGTACTAAAAG ATGGAGCAACACTGATGAGTACCAGATTAGATGTACAAGCCCCAAGGATTGATTATGTTCATCCAACATGGTTTGAAGCAGGGAAACCTGGCGATCTTATCCTTTATGGAAGTTCTCTTGACCAACCGAACTTCAG ggtaGTACTACTCCCTTGCGCAAGTGCCAGCGGGACATTGGCGAGCGCTAAGAATTTTCAGTGGGCGTGA
- the LOC8085123 gene encoding squamosa promoter-binding-like protein 9 isoform X1: MDVPDSGGGAPDAGEPIWDWGNLLDFVVQDDDSLVLPWDDAAAGIAAAADPTEAATAPLLPASPPLPQPVEVEPEPEPEPEPEPGPVLPPPPLRVQGIGRRVRKRDPRLVCPNYLAGRVPCACPEVDEMVAAAEVEDVATEFLAGARKKTKTAAAAARRSKAAAAGAAPGAAGGGAARAAAAEMKCQVPGCEADIRELKGYHRRHRVCLRCAHAAAVMLDGVQKRYCQQCGKFHILLDFDEDKRSCRRKLERHNKRRRRKPDSKGTLDKEIDEQLDLSADVSGDGELREENMEGTTSEMLETVLSNKVLDRETPVGSEDVLSSPTCTQPSLQNDQSKSVVTFAASVEACIGAKQESVKLVNSPMHDTKSAYSSSCPTGRISFKLYDWNPAEFPRRLRHQIFEWLASMPVELEGYIRPGCTILTVFIAMPQHMWDKLSDDAADLLRNLVNSPNSLLLGKGAFFIHVNNMLFQVLKDGATLMSTRLDVQAPRIDYVHPTWFEAGKPGDLILYGSSLDQPNFRSLLSFDGDYLKHDCYRLTSHDTFDRVENGDLIPDSQHEIFRINITQSRPDIHGPAFVEVENIFGLSNFVPILFGSKQLCSELERIQDALCGSYSKNNVLGELLSASSDPHERRKLHSSVMSGFLIDIGWLIRKTTPDEFKNVLSSTNIQRWIHILKFLIQNDFINVLEIIVKSMDTIIGSEILSNLERGRLEDHVTTFLGYVSHARNIVERRANHDEKTQIETGGIIVNSPNQPSLGASLPHASENTDIGGDNKLNSADEEETMPLVTRDVSHRHCCQPDMTARWLKPSLIVTYPGGATRMRLVTTVVVAAVLCFTACLVLFHPHGVGVLAAPVKRYLSSDSAS; encoded by the exons ATGGACGTCCCCGATTCCGGCGGTGGCGCGCCGGATGCCGGCGAGCCCATCTGGGACTGGGGCAATCTCCTCGACTTCGTCGTCCAGGATGACGACTCCCTGGTCCTCCCGTgggacgacgccgccgccggtaTAGCAGCAGCAGCCGACCCCACCGAGGCTGCCACGGCACCACTGCTCCCCGCCTCGCCCCCGCTACCGCAGCCGGTGGAGGtagagccggagccggagccggagccggaacCGGAACCGGGGCCAGTGCTTCCGCCGCCGCCTCTTCGGGTTCAGGGGATCGGGCGCCGCGTCAGGAAGCGGGACCCGCGGCTGGTGTGCCCGAACTACCTCGCGGGGAGGGTCCCGTGCGCGTGCCCCGAGGTGGACGAGATGGTCGCCGCTGCCGAGGTGGAGGACGTGGCCACGGAGTTCCTGGCTGGCGCGCGGAAGAAGACTAAgactgcagctgctgctgctcgccgTAGCAAGGCGGCAGCTGCAGGCGCTGCCCCCGGAGCTGCAGGAGGAGGAGCTgcccgcgcggcggcggcggagatgaAGTGCCAAGTGCCTGGATGTGAGGCCGACATACGGGAGCTGAAAGGGTACCACCGCCGGCACCGTGTGTGTCTGCGCTGCGCGCACGCTGCTGCTGTCATGCTCGATGGCGTCCAGAAGCGCTACTGCCAGCAGTGCGGCAA GTTCCATATATTACTAGATTTTGATGAAGATAAAAGGAGTTGTAGAAGAAAGTTGGAGCGGCATAACAAAAGAAGACGAAGAAAACCTGATTCCAAAGGAACATTAGATAAAGAAATAGATGAACAGTTGGATCTGTCAGCAGATGTTAGTGGCGATGGTGAACTTAGAGAAG AGAACATGGAAGGCACAACCAGTGAGATGCTTGAGACCGTTCTTAGCAACAAGGTGTTGGACCGAGAAACACCTGTGGGATCTGAAGACGTGCTTAGTTCACCTACCTGTACACAACCTAGTTTGCAAAATGACCAAAGTAAAAGTGTAGTGACTTTTGCAGCTTCTGTTGAAGCCTGCATTGGTGCAAAGCAGGAAAGTGTGAAACTTGTCAATTCCCCAATGCATGACACCAAGAGTGCCTATTCATCCTCG TGTCCAACAGGGCGCATCTCATTCAAGTTGTATGACTGGAATCCTGCAGAATTTCCTCGACGCCTACGTCACCAG ATCTTCGAGTGGTTGGCTAGCATGCCTGTTGAATTGGAGGGCTACATTCGTCCGGGTTGTACTATTTTAACTGTATTTATTGCAATGCCGCAGCATATGTGGGACAAG TTATCAGATGATGCAGCAGATCTTCTCAGAAACTTGGTAAATTCCCCAAACAGTCTTCTGTTGGGTAAAGGGGCCTTCTTTATTCATGTCAATAACATGTTATTTCAAGTACTAAAAG ATGGAGCAACACTGATGAGTACCAGATTAGATGTACAAGCCCCAAGGATTGATTATGTTCATCCAACATGGTTTGAAGCAGGGAAACCTGGCGATCTTATCCTTTATGGAAGTTCTCTTGACCAACCGAACTTCAG GTCACTTCTGTCTTTTGATGGGGACTATTTGAAGCATGATTGCTACCGTTTAACATCGCATGATACCTTTGACCGCGTTGAGAATGGTGATCTTATTCCTGATTCTCAACACGAAATTTTCCGAATTAACATTACTCAATCAAGACCAGATATTCATGGACCTGCATTTGTGGAA GTCGAAAACATATTTGGGTTATCAAATTTTGTTCCTATCCTTTTTGGTAGCAAACAGTTGTGTTCTGAACTAGAGAGGATACAGGATGCTCTTTGTGGTTCTTATAGTAAAAACAATGTACTTGGTGAGTTACTCAGTGCTTCTTCTGATCCTCATGAGCGTCGGAAACTTCATAGTTCTGTGATGTCTGGATTCCTGATAGACATTGGATGGCTTATCAGAAAGACTACTCCTGACGAATTTAAGAATGTGCTGAGTTCAACAAATATCCAGAGATGGATACACATTTTGAAGTTCTTGATACAGAATGATTTCATCAATGTTCTGGAAATAATTGTGAAGTCAATGGACACCATCATAGGTTCAGAGATTCTTTCAAACTTGGAAAGGGGGAGATTGGAAGATCATGTAACAACATTTCTTGGATATGTAAGCCATGCTCGGAACATTGTTGAACGGAGAGCTAACCATGATGAGAAAACACAGATTGAAACAGGAGGCATTATTGTTAATTCTCCAAATCAGCCAAGCTTAGGTGCTTCATTGCCACATGCTAGTGAA AACACTGATATTGGTGGTGATAACAAACTGAACTCAGCTGATGAGGAAGAAACTATGCCACTTGTGACTAGAGATGTCTCACACCGGCACTGCTGCCAGCCTGATATGACTGCTAGGTGGCTTAAGCCCTCATTAATTGTTACTTATCCTGGTGGTGCCACGAGAATGCGACTTGTCACGACTGTGGTAGTTGCAGCTGTTTTGTGTTTCACAGCTTGTCTTGTTCTTTTCCATCCGCATGGGGTAGGGGTGCTTGCAGCTCCAGTGAAGAGATACTTGTCGAGTGACTCAGCATCATAG
- the LOC8076945 gene encoding uncharacterized protein LOC8076945, with the protein MARFILSLMELGVSATVHMLFGLYVFSTAVAADISQAAAASGCLLLRRPWAPPEGAPLVDVAAAGESDDRRGAAPVILHASPPPIVLVHGIFGFGKGRLGGLSYFAGAEKKDDRVLVPDLGSLTSIHDRARELFYYLKGGQVDYGEEHSKACGHSRFGRIYHTGHYPAWDEHSPVHFVGHSAGAQVVRVLHQMLADKAFPGHDTSEDWVLSLTSLSGALNGTTRTYYDGMLVEDGRSMKYICLLQLCRLGVIVYDWLDIPWLKNYYNFGFDHYEMSRRKVGFSGLINLLVGHTGPFASGDWILPDLTIQGSMKLNSRLRTFPNTFYFSYATKKTRKLFGITVPSSVLGVHPMLFLRVLQMCMWRHPQSAPLPYKGYRDEDWEDNDGALNTISMTHPRIPIEHPHRLVVDDSDCHPLQPGIWYYKIIEADHILFIVNRERAGVQFDLLYDGIFQRCRKHAFRKSPPTVPNETSQ; encoded by the exons ATGGCGCGGTTCATCCTGAGCCTGATGGAGCTCGGGGTCAGCGCCACCGTGCACATGCTCTTCGGCCTCTACGTCTTCAGCACGGCCGTCGCCGCCGACATCTCGCAGGCCGCCGCGGCGTCGGGGTGCCTCCTGCTGCGCCGCCCATGGGCGCCTCCCGAGGGAGCGCCGCTCGTCGACGTCGCCGCCGCGGGGGAGAGCGACGACCGCAGGGGCGCCGCGCCCGTCATCCTCCACGCCTCGCCGCCGCCCATCGTCCTCGTCCACGGCATCTTCGGATTCGGCAAAGGG AGGCTCGGTGGCCTCTCCTACTTCGCCGGCGCCGAGAAGAAGGACGACCGCGTGCTCGTCCCGGATTTGGGGTCGCTCACCAGCATCCATGACAG GGCGCGCGAGCTGTTCTACTACCTTAAGGGCGGGCAGGTGGACTACGGCGAGGAGCACAGCAAGGCTTGCGGCCACAGCAGGTTTGGGAGAATATATCACACAG GGCACTATCCTGCGTGGGACGAGCACAGCCCGGTGCATTTTGTCGGGCACTCTGCTGGCGCACAGGTTGTGAGGGTGCTGCATCAGATGCTTGCCGACAAG GCTTTCCCTGGTCATGATACTTCTGAAGATTGGGTTCTGAGCCTGACTTCCTTGTCGGGCGCACTTAATGGAACCACAAGAACTTACTACGATGGCATGCT GGTTGAAGATGGTAGGTCCATGAAATATATCTGTCTTCTTCAGCTCTGCCGGCTCGGAGTTATTGTGTACGATTGGCTAGATATTCCTTGGCTGAAGAATTACTACAATTTTGGTTTTGACCACTATGAGATGTCACGGAGGAAAGTAGGCTTTTCAGGTCTAATTAATCTGCTTGTGGGGCACACGGGCCCATTTGCCAGCGGAGATTGGATTCTACCTGACCTTACAATCCAAGGATCCATGAAACTAAACTCTAGACTTAGGACCTTTCCCAATACATTCTACTTCAGTTATGCTACAAAGAAAACAAGAAAATTATTTGGAATTACAGTGCCTTCAAGTGTTCTTGGAGTGCACCCCATGCTCTTTCTGAGAGTCCTCCAGATGTGTATGTGGCGGCACCCTCAAAGTGCACCTCTGCCTTACAAAGGATACAG GGATGAAGATTGGGAAGACAATGATGGGGCTTTGAACACAATCTCTATGACACACCCCCGCATTCCCATTGAGCATCCACACCGTCTGGTAGTGGACGATTCTGACTGCCATCCTTTGCAACCTGGGATATG GTATTACAAGATTATTGAAGCTGACCACATTCTATTCATTGTGAATCGGGAAAGAGCTGGAGTGCAGTTCGATTTGCTGTACGATGGCATTTTTCAGCGCTGCAGAAAGCATGCCTTTAGGAAGAGCCCACCTACTGTACCAAACGAAACAAGTCAATAG